The DNA segment GCGAAGGCGTGGAGTATCTGCGCATCGAACAGGAACGTATCCCGATCGTGGATGCCGTTGCCGAGCTGTGCGCGGCTGGTTTCCCGATTGTCGTCTGAGTCTCGACAGGCTACTTTGCTTGGTTGTGGCAGATTCAGGCGGGTCGAAAAAACCAGTTGGCTTGGTTGTGGCAGCCAAAAGGAGATATGCGAAGTATGAGTCCCGGGAATTCCGGGGATCGTACTGGCGCAATTACATGTTTGCTGCCACAGGTAGGCCACTTGGCAGGTTATGGGGAGTAGGATGGCGTGGAGCGTTGGGCTGTGCCGGCAGAACATGCCGGAAACGGAAAGGTCATGATATGAAACTGGACAAATATGCGGTGTTTTGCATGTTCGGCATGGTGCTGGCGGTGTTTTCGCTGGTGTTCGGCATTCTGGGCAAGGGGATTGTGGCCGGTTCGTTCGGCCTGGCTACGGGCGGTGTATGCTTCGCCATGCTGCTGCTCACCAAGATGCCCGACGATAAGCCACAGGGCGATGCCGAGGATTCCGACGAACCGGAGCTGGACTGACTTTGGCCGCGTTGCCGTGGAATGCGTGATGCGGCCGAGCCGGTGCTTCGGCATAGTCTCCGCCCAAAGCTATACTTAGCTCGGTTAAGGTAGTTTTCCATGTTTGGAGATAACGCATATGGCATTCGGCACTGAGCCCACCCCCACCGGACTGGCGACTCCGTCTATCGACGATTTGATGAAGCACGCCGATTCCAAGTACGCGCTGGCGATTTTCGCCGCGAAGCGCGCACGTCAGATTAACTCCTACTTCACCCAGCTTAACGAGGGTCTGCTGCAGAACGTTGGTCCGCTGGTTGAATACCAGAGCCAGGACAAGCCGCTGTCCATCGCATTCCGTGAGATCGACGAAGGCCTGCTGGAGGAGACTCTCGGCGAGGACGATCTGACCGAAGGCAACTGATTTTGCAGCTTATGGGCATAAGGGCTTGCGTCGGCTGTTAGGCCGGGGCAAGCCCTTTTGTTTGCCGGAATATCGCTCCGGGGCGGCGCCGAGGTGCCAGTCCCAAGCAAGGGATCGCCGGCAGCCTGCTGCCATCCGCATATGGAAGACCCCATAACC comes from the Bifidobacterium angulatum DSM 20098 = JCM 7096 genome and includes:
- the rpoZ gene encoding DNA-directed RNA polymerase subunit omega translates to MAFGTEPTPTGLATPSIDDLMKHADSKYALAIFAAKRARQINSYFTQLNEGLLQNVGPLVEYQSQDKPLSIAFREIDEGLLEETLGEDDLTEGN